The window ATACAGATATAACTCTGTTTTGAGGCCTGGCACCTTGCTCTCCATGAGATTATACATTGCGTCCAGTGTATATGGCTCGTTGATTGAATCCAAGTCTGGATAGGGTGAAGGAATGGTATTGAAGAGCTGTAGCAGAGATATGTCTTTGTCATTTTCATCAGTGTTGGGACATTCAAGGACAGGACGGCCAGTCTCTTCTGGTATCTTAATGGCTTTCCAAGCACATGGTGAATAATCAAGGCAGCGAAGCACCTTGAGCCTCTCCCTTTGCAATTTTGTACCAGTGCGGTCTATCGAACGTCGCTGAACGTCGTCTGGTAGCAGATACACTCTGATAATtcccagctcttcatctAACGTACTGACGCAGAATTCAAGCTGACACCATTGAGCATGAAACAACTGGGCGAGCGAAAGAAGCTTCGGAGCTGTCAGGAGGGGCGTCTGTATTCTGGGATCGAGGCACAGCTCGCCAAGCTTAGCCTCACAGTCGCTGCTGTTGATAGTGCTGCCATGTCGCTCTAGTCTTTGCCATCCCCTATGATCTAATGTTGACCAGTCGTGTCTACTGATCTGGCTTTCATCTTGTGGGATTCCAATGCATCCGACAGGAATATATGGACCTTCACAATGCATGGCGTGAAGTGGCGTCGGCAGTGCTATTGGGTCTCACTAATGCCTTATGAGACTGAGTTgcaaaagctataatttctCTAtcattttaaagtaaaacaaCTCCGATGTGCGGTGACAAACGCTGAGGGGCATGGGGAGAATGgaaggatgaagaggaatgCAGGAGAGTGCTGGGCTAAGGCTGATGGATATGCTAGAAGTGTTGCCTGCATACGGTGCCAAGATAAGAAGCTTACTGTAAAAGCAGCGGCATGACCGCTTGCGTAATACAGTGCGCGATATTCATTTCTACCAGTCCCCATTCGGGCTCTCACGGCCCTGGCATATTAATGCCAATAATCCATGTCAAGTCATTCAAACGCTAGATATCAGCTCTATCCCTTGTCCTTGTGAATAGTTCGCCTACTCCCAACGTTCTAGCAGGCCAACATGCCATTGCTGAAATAGCCGCTCTGAGGCGGGCATTAAGTCGTTGCTTTCCTGCAGACTTTGGCGAGCCGTCTTTATAGCGGCTGCTGGAAAGCTGATTTCCTGAACACCTGAAGTCATGGAATCAACCAGCTTGTTCCCTTCCTCCGCACCAATGTCTTGATACAATACTTTGATCGCCACCTGCCTTCCTTCACGCATGGTTGACGAATACACCACATTCGCGTTGAGCACCCAGAGATGTAGAGATTGGGATGTCTCTGATTGGGATCCCTCTGGATCAACCTCAAGTGTATGTGATGCCACCACAGATTTAGATGAGCCCGATCGAGATATCGTCGCTATCAGAGTGGCTGCCAGGCACTCTGAACTGCTCGGAGCTTGACTAGCTTGGGCCGTTTCACACGTAACCTGCCACTTGAACAGGGTGATAGATGATGCCAGCGCATTAAACATTCCGATGTCTGCTCTGCAAGATTTACAGGAAATACGTAAAGGCTTCACTGGATCGGCTTCGCCTATGGCTTCTTTGATGGAATCGAAAGAGGCATCCGAAGCGGGGTGGGaaaactgctgctagtaaGCTAAACTATCCTACGCACCAAGAAATAAACGCGGTGCAATCACGTCTACGcatattatagatatatcTCCTTTAATCTCCTGAATCCCACATCTCTGGAAACTGGATGAAAAGCAAGAGACTGCTTATATCAGCCTTAATGCCTAACCCGTTCTCGTGAAAGAAGGGTATGGGCCTTAGAGCCGCCCACAGTCAAGCAGGAAGAAGCACTGCATCCTTTTTGGGGAATTGTATCGGTGGCCGGGCCACTGAGAGGTATGTATACACTCGGCTAGGCCACCTTCTCTTTCCCCGTCGTCTCTAAACGATACTGCGAATAGATGGAATAGGGGGGGATTAAGTCAAGACTTACTAAAAGGCCGTCACAGTCCGATTCGGAAAACATGAAGGAAGTGAGGTCCACAAAGCCAATTTCTGGCTGGGCAGTGATCGAACTATCAGCTCCGTAGCCGCGCTTAGACAAGGTTTCGCTATCGTGATGCTCATGCTCATGAGGCTTGTGACAATGCCAAAACTCCATCATCTCCGCCCAGTTCTCGCTGGGCAAGTCTTTCCATGACTTTATGCGCCCTCGTTTCACGATTACACTATCGCAGTGCCGGCAGCAGACGCAGGACCCGGCCTTGATGTCCGTTGAACTCCAAGGTACTGATTGGTTCTCGGCAGAGAATCTCGCCAGTCCTGTTTCAGTGGCGAGCACCGGCAATCTCCAGGCCAAATCCAGCGAAGATTTTTCTGGGATAGGTATCGCAGAGCGCACTGAGACTCGGGCTGGAAGATCAAGCGATCTTACCTCACCCCGGTGGTGGACTTGGATGCGACGGCCATCGTCAAGGATCTCGGCCTTGGTTGTCGAGTCTGACGATGAGGAGAGCGTGGCTCTAACAGACACTTGTCGGATGTTTGAGAGCAGCTCGGCATATATGGAGAGAACCGCGGTATAAGACTGCGCCATGGCTCTCCTGGCATACTCTTATATCTCGAGCGTTTGCCTTTGAATCGTCGGCGCCGAGGCTGAGGCCGGGGCGAGGCTTCGCGATTCTGGTCTGTGGCTGGAAAACGCGTGACTTGCAGCGTCATAGGACGGGCAGCGCGGGAGTGCAGAAGCTCCCCCCACTAtaatcctccatctccacaTAAACTCGGGCCATTCCACCAGAGCACTGTCGCCCCAACACAACTGGTACTTTGATGAGGTTGGAATTCTGTTGTAAATCAAAGTCAattgtcatcttcttcacatAAACGCACCGAGGATGTCGGGACTCCTTTCATACATCCCGGGTGCCAGCTTGGTCATTGGCAGCAGATCTAGGGCGGGAGCCATTGATTTGCCGTCTGTTGAAGTCCATCATGTTGAGACAAACACTGATAGGCGGGCTCGATGCCTCAAGCATCTGCTGAAGGCAAACCACGTAAATTACGCCATATTGTGGAACGACCTCCAGTTCGACAACCATAATCCTCACATACTCGGTTCGACCTACCTACTTGGAGGGAATGAAAACCATCTCAATGAGGTTTACAATAACGAGATTAAAGGCCTGGTTCCGTGGGAGCCGTCGCCTTCCGAGGTGATTGATGAGGACTGGAGAGACTTTCTTGGAGACAAACGCTACCAAAGAGCTTTTATTGATTATTTTGAGGATAAACTCGCCATGGAATTTGCGTACGATTGGAAGAAGGAAGTGCAGCATTTCCTATTCAGTGGCCAAAAGCCGCTGTTTCATGCTTTGCTAGACGGGCGTATGAAATCTCCCTCCCGCAACAGTTTTCTTCTGAACCTCACATACTGATTAATGTTAGTTGGCCATCCAATCATCCATCTTGGCTATGCATATGAGGTGGATAGCAAAGAAATTGCTATGGAGGCGCTTGCATTGGTCTCCGTCAAGTATGACTTTCTTCACAAGTACCTTGATGACAGCTCCTATACCAGGCCGTCGCCACTGAAATCGAAAGTGCCTTTAGACCTCTTAATCCAGCTCTCCAAGGACGATAGGTTTAGCAAGGAGCAAGTTCAAGTCGGTGATATGCAACAGTATCTTGAAGATCATGAGTCGGCATTCCTGGAATATTGGAATGGATGGGATATTGACGACGATCCGAAGAAACAATTTGAACTGTCACAAGAAGCGGCTGTCGCATTGCTTGTAGCCACCGTTCAGCCAGGAACCCACGCATACAACTTCTTCATCGTTCATATCTTAACTTCCAGCCATGCTGTCCGCGTTCTCCTGCCTTTTATCCCACCCCAGCATCATGTTGCTCTGGTTAGAGCATGGTGGCTTTTTGTCTTGGCTGTATTCAGTATCAAGGGCCGACCATTGCCCGATTACGACAATATTGAGACCGACTTGAAAGGCAAAAATTGGAAATATGTGGAAGATAAAGCGCTGAACTCAGCGTGGTCCAAAGACGCTCACTATGTTAAAGGTACAGTTCTATTTCGCAATTCTACACCgagattgagagagaagcgTATGACTAGATGCTGACATTGATACGTACAGCGATACGAGCGATCAGAGACACTGCTCGAACATGGGGCGATGTTCACGAGCGCTACCTTCAAGCTGCAGTAACTTTTGTTGACAACTTTCACGGATGGGTTTTTTAGTTAAGCATTAAAGGGGATATTTGACTGGCAATTCGACTGGATACTGGTGGAGATGGATTTGGAAATGGAAGCATGGTAATGAGGCATAGCATGGAAACAAAATCTAATCTGAACCTTGGGTAGTATTTGAAGgttggcccttttttttttcttctcgtaAACTGTATTCTAGTCTAGGTATCTGGTGATATATGAATGTCTACTAGTACTTGTTGATATGTATTTTGATAGAGACCTAGGTAGTAATTATTGTgactccctttttttttttttttttttggaaggTTGATATGCACGAAGTACAAGCCTAATAACAACCTTGCAGGCATCCGCTTGAGTTCAGCCTAGTGACGGCTGCCTTAGCAGCTGAACATACAGTGCTGATTAAAATGTTGATAGATGTATACACTGTACACAGACTACTCGCTAGCTAGGCATCCCAAGATTGCCTCTCATCTCTCCATATTACTCCATactctttcttcttgataCCATCAGCTCTTCTGTCGACACTACCGAGTGACTATCTGGCTTATTTTGCATCGTATGCGCCAGAATTGCATGGGGATCTCACAGCACAGATGCTTCAGTCGCGTTAATGGCACCGCCCGCGAAGCGTCGCCGGCGGAATACCGTTGAGGCGtccgacgatgaagacgagcagCCCAAGGCCAATACCTTGACTAATTTCCTTCTATCCTCACCAAGCACTCCATCAAAGGCACGAGCGCCTACCGCATCACCGAGCCCCGCGAAAAGACGAACCGCGAATGGTCAATCCAACAATGGCAGCCCTCTTCGCCCGTCGCGATCGCTAAAGAATGGCACAAGCTTCAGCCCTAAGAAAACCCGCGATGCGGGCAAAGTTGAAGACAAAGGGAAGACGGCAGATTTGAAGACTCTCTTCTCTAAACAGGCGCAAAAGGCGACAAGGCCGGGGTTGGGAGCCGATAGAAAGACAGAACCGATAGACGATCTGATTCACGACCCTATAtccgacgatgacgagatATCAGAGTTCAAAGCTagctcctccagcttggTTGGGCAGCATGTGAGGAAACGACTGAAAGGTTTGAGTGCCGGGACTCAATCCACCCCCACAGGCTCGTTAACTATGAGCCAACGGTTCCTCAAGCCAAGTCGACCGACAACCACTGATGCATTGAATGATGACTTACGCCCGTGGTCGGAACGATTTGGCCCGCGAAACTTGGACGAACTGGCAGTACACAAGAAAAAGGTTGCAGATGTCAGGAGATGGCTTGAGGACGTTATGGGAGGTCGAATGAGGCAGCGGGTGCTGATATTGAAAGGCGCCGCTGGCACTGGGAAGACCACAACAGTCCGCCTTTTGGCAAGCGATATGGGGTCTGAGATCCTAGAGTGGAAGAATCCTGCGGGAAATGTAGTGACTGGTTACGTCTCGTCATCGGCGCAATTTGAGGATTTCCTTGGGCGAGGAGGCAAGTTTGGGGCTCTAGATTTGGAAGAACCAGAGCCATCATCCACGCCGGCGAGCTCAAGCGGCGCCGCGCaaaacggcagcagcagtagcagcagaaaGATAATTCTCATCGAAGAATTCCCAAACACCTTTTCTCGAAACTCAACTGCGCTGTCATCTTTTCGACGGACCATCCTTCAGTATCTGGCGTCGCAAACGCCGTCTCTCCATACCTTTGGACAGCAGAAGCGAACAGAGCCCATAACGCCCGTTGTTATCATAATATCGGAGACATTGTTGACTACGACGTCGGCTTCAGCAGATAGCTTGACTGCTCATCGACTGCTTGGACCAGAAATCCTCCGACATCCAGGAGTCGGCCTGATTGAATTTAACGCGATAGCCCCTTCGCTGTTATCCAAAGCTCTGGAGGTTGTTGTGCAAAAAGAATCACGAAAGTCAGGTCGGAGGCGAACACCAGGGCCGCTGGTACTAAAGCGGCTCGGTGAGATTGGCGACATTCGCAGTGCCATATCATCGCTCGAGTTTCTATGCTTAAAGGGAGATCAAGATACCGATTGGGGATCCAAAGTAACGTTTacaaagcagaagaaaggagCAAAAGATGCCATTGCCCTTACACGCGGCGAAGAGGAGAGCCTCGAACAAATATCTCAGCGCGAAGCTAGCCTGGGCATTTTCCACGCCGTTGGCAAAGTGGTCTACAATAAGCGAGACGATATGCCATCGAATGATCCAGCAGAAAAGCTACCGAGTTATCTGTCGCAGTATTCGCGCCCAAAAGCATCACTGGTATCTGTTGATTCTTTGATCGACGAGACTGGTACCGACACGCATACGTTCATTTCGGCTCTACACGAGAATTACGTGTTGTCTTGCGAAGGCACTGATCCGATGGACCTCTCGACTCCGATTGATTACGTCAATGAATGTATTGAGTATCTTTCCCTGGGTGACTTGCTTAGTCCTTCTGGAGACGTCTTCTTTGGCGGACGTGGCGGATTCGGCGGGAACTTTGGAGATTCTGCAAGCCATGTCCTCCGGCAGGATGAGATAACGTTCCAAGTCGCGGTACGCGGCATGCTCTTTTCCCTACCTAATCCCGTCAAGAGAAAACCGGTAAGTACGCAAAAGGGCAGCGACGCATTCAAGATGTTCTACCCGACAAGTCTCAAGCTTTGGCGGACAAAGGAAGAGATTGGAGGACTCATTGACGTGTGGTCTGGGAAAATTCTGAGAAGCGAAGCTGAGCTCCCAACGAGGAACATCATGGACGGTGCTAGCATCTTTCGACGGAATCAGCTCTCTGCCAGCTCTAACCaggggcagaagaagcaagcaGACAAAGCTCTTGCGTCCAAAGATACCAAGCAAagagaaggcgaagaagagagtgaCAGCCCCCCGATTATGACCCTTGGCAGCACATCTCGCCGCGAACTACTTCTCGAACGGCTCCCCTACATGGCACACATTGCCCGCTGCCGCAAGACAGGCATACGGCAGCGAGACCTCGAAAAGATTGTTTCCTTCTCCGGCGTGAGCGTCTCGCCAGACGACGAGTCTGATGCTGACGATGATGGCGCAACGGGAGAGATGTGGGCAACAGATAAGCCATCGGAAGACGGCACCCCccggaagaagaggatgggTATCAAAGCCGGAACAGGTGTTACAGGGATGTTGAAGCAGAAGCTGGTTCTCAGCGATGACGATATTGAAGACTAActgggaaagaaagaaagaaagaagaagaagatatatGAGAGGCGTTTAACCGGGATCGAATGTATTATGGGATTGAACATGACATACATGGATTTTTGGGAGTTTGAtctgcattttttttttctcccctttctTATCTTTGACAGCCCGGAGTTCTATGtgtaactatactataaagcaATGTGCATCTAGAAGATGTAGGATCGATAGCTGTTTGCGAGTAAGAAAAGGGGTGCGTCATAAGGGCAACCTGTGTTTTTTGCACCGCTTTGACATCAGCATCTCCAAATAAGAAACTTTCAAGGTTATTTACAGGACAAAATGAAATGGGGAAAGCCTATCGCAAAAACATATTGCGTCTTTTTTTGACacagtagtagtatagtCTTAATGCCTGTCTACGAGAaacgaaacaaaaaaaaaaaaaaaaaaaaagaaataaaataaaataaaaacatgaAGACGTTTAGAATCCCGCATTAGCTAATTCCTCGCTGCACCATGCACGCCAAAGTACTCCATATATTCCCGAAAGCGGTGTCACATGAAACTTCACCTCtctgtctttttctctccctttcttcAGACTCTCGTCTTGGCTTACCTATGCGGCAAGATTTTCGGCAACAAAGGACTAGTTTTGATACGTACAATGTTAGTGACTAGCTTCCTGAAGCATTCATTGCGAGGTGTAAGCGAGACAGATTAGGGGAAGATTTCTTACAGGGAATTCCTTCTGTAACGAATTAATGACGTTCTCAACCTCCTCGGCCAGACTCTCTACGTTGGCGTCCCATCTGCGCATCTCTTTGCCCGCCAGAGCCTCAGCGCGGCCACTGCCCTTCTTGCCTGATGCTTCCCCACCTTCAAACCAGACAATCCCGTCTAGTTGATCCATTCGTCCCACGAGTCGTCCTTGTTCGATCATTCGTGCGGTTGTCTCCTCGGCCTTATCGGCATCCAGACCCAGCAATGAGCCCAGGGCCTCGAACTGGATGTTGTTGTATAGCCTTGATACACCAAGCAAATTGTGCTCCATGACTGCCTTGGCGAGAACGGTAGATCCGTCAGCTGTGGTGGCTAGCTGATGCGGCTGCAGCCCCTCTGCGAACTTGTCCACCTCTGCCGGCGAGAGCAGCCGGTCCAGGAATATCTTTTCCAGGATGCCAAACTCATCCAACTGCGCTGATCTCTCATCCTTGTATAGTCTTCCCAGAATCCGGCTCCTCATTGGTCCGGCGGGCGCCAGGATGGCACACTTGACAGCCATGCTCAGCGTGTGAAGGCGCTCCTCTTCGGCCACGGCGGGGAAGAAGCTGATCTCGTGGTATCGCTGGGCGGCAAACAAAAAGTCCCGTTTCGCATCCTGGATGCGTGCTTGCGAGAGACGAAAGTGTAAATTGAGATCCGGGTCCGAGACAGTGTGCATGATATTTTTGAGCTTGTTGATGTACGTCTCGGCGGCTGTGTCATCGCCGACTTCTAGGTAGTTACGCACGATGCGAACCCACACGCGGGCCTTGTCGGCATCTGACACTTTGCGCTGCGAGCTGTCGAGGGGTATCTCGGCCAGGGCCTTTGCGGCGTCGAGGAAGTCTTCGTCGTTCTCGTGAGCCGTGGCCACGAGCTCATATAttgtggcggcggcatcgAAGAAGGACGACGGCTGGGCTGCCAGGATGCTCAGCGTTCGGTTTCCAACCTCGATCCACAGGCTCTCTTTCTCGATATTCTTGAGTGTTGCGATGAAGACGTTGAGGAATGATCGTGTTGCTACGAGGCCAAGGCTCTGGCTGAAGAAGGAGTCGAAGACGGCATTGAGGTCGGCTGCGGTAGGAGCGGGTGAGGAAAAGGTCGAGATGTCGTTGAGGAGAGCTTCGTAGAGGGGACCTTTATCGCCGGGAGATGATTCTGTGGCGGCGAGGGCCGCAGTTACCTTTGGATTGGGATCCATTGTAGAGAGATTTGTTGGGGGCGGATGGCTGAAGAGGGCTGTTTGTTGGAAGACGAGAGTCCAGAGAACGAGAAGGTGATAAGATGATGTTGATAGTGGAAGCTGTTTGGCGGGGCAGCGCCAAGCTACAGCGGGGTAGCTCCCGGAAGGCCGCTAAAATCAGGCTGCTGGGGTAGTCAGCACCTGCCATCATCCAGATGTTACAATTCAATAGGTATTACCTTGCTGATTAAGGTAGATTAAGAAATGAGAAATTGGATATGTAGACATGCACTGTTTTGTATGCAAAATCAGCAGTATTAGCACAATGCTTGCTTGCTATTTTTCTTGTTCATGCAGTACATTTGTTCACCGCTATATATCTTCCAGTAAAAGCCCAGACAGCAAAAACACCCTCCAGTAAACTACACCTGCAAACCAGTGATGTGGCCAAAGTAAATGCAGCAACACATAAACGCCGACTATGTGCCCATCCAAAAAAGCGCGttctaaaaagaaaaaggcatcCATCTATCGGACACCAAGTTGTTATCCAACTAACCGTGTAACAAGgccctttccttccttcgCTCTATTTGTTATGCCAGAGTAAAGTCCTCAGCGAATCCCACTCGTCGCAGTCCTTGTAAATGTACGTCATGCTGCTCCTCAAGCTCGACTGGAGATCCTCGGGGTGGTGCTTGAACAGCAGCATGACCAAGCCCCACGACACCGAGGCGAACACCGGCCATGCGTAGTGGCTGATTTGCGAATGCAGCGGCTCGGACGAAACGATGGGCAGGCCGTGGCCCGGCTTGACCGCGAGGCGCGCCAGGGCGAGAGCAACGCGTGCGAAGATGTAGATGACGATCTGCTGGCTGACGGAGGAGATTTTGCCGTAGCGCTTGGAGCGCTGGCCGAAGACGAGGTAGCCGCCCAGGAGGCCCGCGAAGAAGGAATCGAGGGGGCCTGTCGGAGAGGACGTGTCAGTGAGTATTGCATCTAATGCTGTTGTA is drawn from Trichoderma asperellum chromosome 4, complete sequence and contains these coding sequences:
- a CDS encoding uncharacterized protein (EggNog:ENOG41) produces the protein MSGLLSYIPGASLVIGSRSRAGAIDLPSVEVHHVETNTDRRARCLKHLLKANHVNYAILWNDLQFDNHNPHILGSTYLLGGNENHLNEVYNNEIKGLVPWEPSPSEVIDEDWRDFLGDKRYQRAFIDYFEDKLAMEFAYDWKKEVQHFLFSGQKPLFHALLDGLGHPIIHLGYAYEVDSKEIAMEALALVSVKYDFLHKYLDDSSYTRPSPLKSKVPLDLLIQLSKDDRFSKEQVQVGDMQQYLEDHESAFLEYWNGWDIDDDPKKQFELSQEAAVALLVATVQPGTHAYNFFIVHILTSSHAVRVLLPFIPPQHHVALVRAWWLFVLAVFSIKGRPLPDYDNIETDLKGKNWKYVEDKALNSAWSKDAHYVKAIRAIRDTARTWGDVHERYLQAAVTFVDNFHGWVF
- a CDS encoding uncharacterized protein (TransMembrane:2 (i132-153o173-191i)): MAASAFLEELKAVAEGIALDPAYHDVLSLVKTVRNGAVYGTKVRFPHALVMIFLFRSGTFKEKASLVFRATKKHATNLAKFASIYKITMLALKRYGSTPGKEGPLDSFFAGLLGGYLVFGQRSKRYGKISSVSQQIVIYIFARVALALARLAVKPGHGLPIVSSEPLHSQISHYAWPVFASVSWGLVMLLFKHHPEDLQSSLRSSMTYIYKDCDEWDSLRTLLWHNK